In Acidobacteriota bacterium, the following proteins share a genomic window:
- a CDS encoding protein kinase, giving the protein MKGREDYRLAHLRDLLGGQYRFEGVLGEGGSAVVYRVTNLRLGRFEALKVLTTGRPDDPGFGVRFTNEAKLAATLDHPNIVKVYDFGIDEGIFWYTMQYVDGPTLDRVYRSTGPLIERAIAQIAVPLLDALDYIHRNRIVHRDIKPANIIIDEACRPYLMDFGIARSADAMKLTQTGILVGTPVYLSPEVVSGLEPDGQSDIYSLGVTFYELLTGEFPFPAASTVQAIFSRMHGDPVPLSERRPEMDPRHEAIIMRSLERERGDRYPNAGRMRDDYLALLRAVGEPPGPALEASFGTKLWLGNEIVPTEGALYDPTLRARIAPVRRWRKPPGKRLLTWAVGLTGLVAVAIVLLWAAWDRSPSGPAGGEAPSAPGAAGKSPSVSGTPSASVVIPAADGRNASRPAAEAGATSPAPARKPAASGPPASGDARRAGPLPGASAPEPLVRRPVRPPQLLDRATIRLPEGIPEGCRGRTVSVSVIVGEDGRVKTSRVLSAVAPECGRAALQAVARYVFKPAVDARGQPVEAATAVSVELF; this is encoded by the coding sequence ATGAAAGGCCGTGAGGACTACCGGCTGGCCCACCTGCGGGACCTGCTGGGCGGGCAGTACCGGTTCGAGGGAGTCCTCGGCGAGGGCGGTTCCGCCGTCGTCTACCGGGTCACCAACCTCCGCCTCGGCCGCTTCGAGGCGCTGAAGGTCCTCACCACGGGCCGCCCGGACGACCCGGGGTTCGGGGTGCGCTTCACCAACGAGGCGAAGCTGGCCGCCACCCTGGACCACCCCAACATCGTCAAGGTCTACGACTTCGGCATCGACGAGGGGATCTTCTGGTACACCATGCAGTACGTCGACGGGCCCACGCTGGACCGGGTCTACCGGTCCACCGGCCCCCTGATCGAGCGGGCGATCGCCCAGATCGCCGTGCCGCTCCTCGACGCCCTCGACTACATCCACCGGAACCGGATCGTGCACCGGGACATCAAGCCGGCCAACATCATCATCGACGAGGCCTGCCGCCCCTACCTGATGGACTTCGGGATCGCCCGTTCCGCGGACGCCATGAAGCTGACCCAGACGGGGATCCTCGTGGGGACCCCGGTCTACCTGTCCCCCGAGGTGGTGTCGGGCCTCGAGCCCGACGGCCAGTCGGACATCTACTCGCTCGGGGTGACCTTCTACGAGCTGCTGACCGGGGAGTTTCCCTTCCCGGCCGCCTCGACGGTCCAGGCGATCTTCTCCCGGATGCACGGCGACCCCGTGCCCCTGTCCGAACGGCGGCCGGAGATGGACCCCCGGCACGAGGCCATCATCATGCGCTCCCTGGAACGGGAGCGGGGAGACCGTTACCCGAACGCCGGGCGGATGCGGGACGATTACCTCGCCCTTCTCCGCGCGGTGGGGGAACCGCCGGGGCCTGCCCTGGAAGCCTCCTTCGGGACGAAACTGTGGCTGGGAAACGAGATCGTCCCGACGGAAGGCGCGCTCTACGACCCCACCCTGCGGGCCCGCATCGCCCCGGTACGCCGGTGGCGCAAACCGCCGGGGAAGCGCCTGCTGACCTGGGCCGTCGGCCTGACGGGCCTGGTGGCGGTGGCGATCGTCCTGCTGTGGGCCGCCTGGGACCGCTCGCCCTCGGGTCCGGCGGGCGGTGAGGCCCCTTCGGCGCCCGGGGCCGCGGGGAAATCCCCTTCCGTTTCCGGGACGCCGTCGGCTTCCGTGGTCATCCCCGCCGCCGACGGCCGCAACGCGTCCCGGCCCGCCGCGGAGGCCGGTGCAACAAGCCCGGCCCCGGCTCGGAAACCGGCGGCGAGCGGGCCGCCCGCGTCGGGGGATGCCCGGCGGGCCGGTCCTCTCCCCGGGGCTTCCGCACCGGAGCCCCTCGTCCGCCGGCCCGTCCGACCGCCGCAACTGCTGGACCGTGCCACGATCCGGCTGCCCGAGGGTATCCCGGAGGGTTGCCGGGGCCGGACCGTCAGCGTGTCCGTCATTGTCGGGGAGGACGGCCGGGTGAAGACGTCCCGGGTGCTGTCGGCGGTTGCCCCGGAGTGTGGCCGGGCCGCCCTCCAGGCCGTCGCGCGATACGTCTTCAAACCGGCGGTGGACGCCCGGGGCCAACCGGTCGAGGCCGCCACCGCCGTCTCCGTGGAACTGTTCTGA
- the mscL gene encoding large conductance mechanosensitive channel protein MscL has protein sequence MMKEFREFAMKGSVVDLAVGVIIGAAFGKIVTSFVNEVLMPPLGLLLGKIDFNNLFINLSEVHYQTLKAARDAGAPVIGYGAFLNTILDFILIAFAIFIVIKQINRMRREPPPAPPDTRDCPLCATAIPVKAVKCPHCTADIGA, from the coding sequence ATGATGAAGGAATTCCGCGAGTTCGCCATGAAAGGGAGCGTCGTCGACCTGGCCGTCGGTGTCATCATCGGCGCCGCGTTCGGCAAGATCGTGACCTCGTTCGTCAACGAGGTCCTGATGCCCCCCCTGGGACTGCTCCTGGGCAAGATCGACTTCAACAACCTGTTCATCAACCTCTCCGAGGTTCACTACCAGACGCTGAAGGCGGCCCGTGACGCGGGGGCGCCGGTGATCGGTTACGGGGCGTTCCTCAACACGATCCTGGACTTCATCCTCATCGCCTTCGCCATCTTCATCGTCATCAAGCAGATCAACCGCATGCGCCGGGAACCGCCCCCCGCCCCGCCCGACACCCGGGACTGCCCCCTCTGCGCCACCGCCATCCCCGTCAAGGCCGTGAAGTGCCCGCATTGCACCGCCGACATCGGCGCCTGA
- a CDS encoding protein kinase, translated as MVQRIGKYEIVETLGKGAMGVVYKGYDRRLDRGVAIKTMFGHLTEDRDAYERFLKEAQALARLHHPNIVAIHDMDEENGSPYIVMELLEGQDLKQLMTASGRLPHEQVVDLVAQAASGLECAHKHGIVHRDVKPANLFVTADGTVKLVDFGVARLLQGLAQTRAGVAVGTATYMSPEQARGERVEAPSDQFSLGVIAYELLRGEVPFKAETLTGVLMKIITEPPPPLTPGQDRCSAEMAATVMRALDKFPERRFASVTAFADAFRASLSLAQRGPATPFPTLLAGDTARVATQAQTEQARGARTVPMPPGGPTRLDASSATRTYAIAPPPAPGPWTTPPPYLPPPAAPPGAYPPPAGFGPPSGPVPAPAGVRPPAPARASSPRARAPRRSPWPWVLLGLLGVGLAAGAVILFFNPFGGTGPTPPADPGSPGSGPPPGTVIPSGGTPSLPGGTVAPPGGSVTPPGGDGATGAGGSVPGTGPGTGLPGGTPGGDTGPPPSPTADLMAAIEAHSPGAVPGTQALLLVAPALGIPDGAIHLMQKDGGRWRAVDSIRAGVGKVGLAPPGLKREGDQRVPSGSYALGPAFGYAPRADTAMEYIAVTDQDYWVVNPVSPRYNRPLRSPRPLQSRRELEKLRRADEQYALALVVQYNMHPVRAGLGSAIFLCLSPRPGARVSGCVTLDRPDMERLLRWLDPRRSPRIILGVEDSLRRGPVGE; from the coding sequence ATGGTCCAGCGCATCGGGAAATACGAGATCGTCGAGACCCTGGGCAAGGGCGCCATGGGGGTGGTCTACAAAGGCTACGACCGCCGCCTGGACCGGGGGGTGGCCATCAAGACCATGTTCGGCCACCTCACCGAGGACCGGGACGCCTACGAGCGCTTCCTCAAGGAGGCCCAGGCCCTCGCCCGGCTCCACCACCCCAACATCGTCGCCATCCACGACATGGACGAGGAAAACGGGTCGCCCTACATCGTCATGGAACTCCTGGAGGGCCAGGACCTCAAGCAGTTGATGACGGCGTCCGGGCGCCTCCCCCACGAGCAGGTCGTCGACCTCGTCGCCCAGGCGGCTTCCGGGCTGGAGTGCGCCCACAAGCACGGCATCGTCCACCGTGACGTCAAGCCCGCCAATCTCTTCGTGACCGCCGACGGGACGGTGAAGCTCGTGGACTTCGGCGTGGCCCGGCTCCTCCAGGGGCTGGCCCAGACCCGCGCCGGCGTCGCGGTGGGGACGGCCACCTACATGAGCCCCGAACAGGCCCGGGGGGAGCGGGTCGAAGCGCCCTCGGACCAGTTCTCCCTGGGCGTCATCGCCTACGAGTTGCTCCGGGGGGAGGTCCCCTTCAAGGCCGAGACGCTGACCGGCGTCCTCATGAAGATCATCACCGAGCCGCCGCCGCCCCTCACCCCCGGCCAGGACCGCTGTTCCGCCGAGATGGCCGCCACGGTGATGCGGGCCCTGGACAAGTTCCCCGAGCGCCGCTTCGCCAGCGTCACGGCCTTCGCCGACGCTTTCCGCGCCTCCCTGTCCCTGGCGCAGCGGGGCCCCGCGACGCCCTTCCCGACGCTCCTGGCCGGTGACACGGCCCGGGTCGCCACCCAGGCCCAGACCGAACAGGCCCGCGGGGCCCGGACGGTCCCGATGCCGCCGGGGGGGCCGACCCGCCTCGACGCGTCCTCGGCCACGCGAACCTACGCCATCGCCCCGCCGCCCGCACCCGGCCCCTGGACCACGCCGCCGCCGTACCTCCCGCCGCCCGCCGCCCCCCCGGGAGCCTACCCTCCCCCGGCAGGGTTCGGGCCCCCGTCGGGCCCCGTCCCGGCCCCCGCCGGCGTCCGCCCCCCGGCCCCGGCGCGGGCGTCCTCGCCCCGCGCCCGCGCGCCCCGCCGCAGCCCCTGGCCGTGGGTCCTCCTGGGCCTGCTGGGGGTCGGGCTGGCCGCCGGGGCCGTCATCCTCTTCTTCAACCCCTTCGGCGGGACTGGTCCCACCCCCCCCGCCGATCCCGGGTCGCCGGGTTCCGGGCCTCCGCCCGGGACCGTCATCCCTTCGGGGGGAACCCCCTCGCTCCCGGGCGGGACGGTCGCCCCGCCGGGGGGGTCCGTCACGCCCCCCGGCGGAGACGGGGCCACCGGCGCCGGCGGGAGCGTCCCGGGCACCGGGCCGGGCACGGGCCTTCCCGGCGGGACACCCGGCGGCGACACGGGCCCCCCGCCCTCCCCCACGGCGGACCTGATGGCGGCCATCGAGGCTCACTCCCCCGGCGCCGTGCCGGGCACCCAGGCCCTGCTCCTGGTCGCCCCGGCGCTCGGGATCCCCGATGGGGCGATCCACCTGATGCAAAAGGACGGCGGCCGCTGGCGGGCCGTGGACTCTATCCGCGCCGGCGTGGGCAAGGTCGGGCTCGCCCCGCCGGGCCTCAAGCGCGAGGGCGACCAGCGCGTCCCCTCGGGTTCCTACGCCCTGGGGCCCGCCTTCGGGTACGCGCCCCGGGCCGACACCGCCATGGAGTACATCGCCGTCACCGACCAGGACTACTGGGTGGTCAACCCCGTCTCGCCGCGATACAACCGCCCGCTCCGTTCGCCCCGCCCCCTCCAGAGCCGCCGCGAACTGGAGAAGCTCCGCCGGGCCGACGAGCAGTACGCCCTGGCCCTGGTGGTGCAGTACAACATGCACCCGGTCCGGGCCGGGTTGGGCAGCGCGATCTTCCTCTGCCTGTCGCCGAGGCCCGGCGCCCGGGTATCCGGCTGCGTCACCCTCGACCGCCCCGACATGGAGCGCCTCCTCCGCTGGCTGGACCCCCGGCGCTCGCCCCGGATCATCCTGGGCGTGGAGGACAGCCTCCGGCGCGGCCCCGTGGGGGAGTGA
- a CDS encoding PAS domain S-box protein has translation MKKLTPVRIVAFQALVLVALLALAQAILRALGQSPDLGGLPGLVAVALPIGLSAGFLHVLIAWQNADLHRTQLRLRESLELFDLTLGALEEAVLLLDPETGVIVQSNDAVRKIFGYEETEIHGQDTRRLHTGDDAFTRFEEEMKRTTGTMGFLRTECEMKRKNGECFPAELFIRPNRKRGGPFRVICVIRDLTEKKRMEAEAARVQRLESLALMAGGIAHDFNNMITAILGNLDLARMPLPPGGETHARLTEAEAATLNAKELARQLLTFAKGGDPVRKVTQLEPVIRQLVGLSVRGSNVKAAVSIAPGLWPVEADEGQIGQVIANLVVNAVQAMPEGGEIRVRAENFVVESSRVLPLREGRYLKITFRDEGVGIAREHLPRIFDPYFTTKPDGSGLGLATCYTIILKHDGFIDVESWVGTGSLFTVYLPATGGVARRSREARAVPIRGAGRVLVMDDEMVVRSVVGELARTLGYRVVCASGGEQAVELFQRWADEGEPFDAVILDLTVPGGMGAREAVRKILAIDGEARVIVSSGYSDNPVLRDFKAHGFCDSITKPYTSLELSRVLNRVTGSGDVPEDGERDPGSGPAGEQGDP, from the coding sequence ATGAAGAAACTGACACCGGTACGGATCGTCGCCTTTCAGGCCCTGGTCCTGGTCGCGCTCCTGGCCCTGGCCCAGGCGATCCTGAGGGCCCTCGGCCAGAGCCCCGACCTCGGGGGCCTGCCCGGCCTTGTTGCCGTTGCCCTGCCGATCGGGCTATCGGCCGGTTTTCTCCACGTCCTGATCGCGTGGCAGAACGCCGATCTGCACCGCACCCAGCTGCGGCTCCGGGAATCGCTCGAACTCTTCGACCTGACCCTCGGCGCCCTGGAGGAGGCGGTGCTGTTGCTCGACCCCGAGACCGGGGTGATCGTCCAGAGCAACGACGCGGTCCGGAAGATCTTCGGGTACGAGGAAACCGAGATTCACGGGCAGGACACGCGGAGGCTCCACACGGGCGACGACGCGTTCACCCGCTTCGAGGAGGAGATGAAGCGGACCACGGGGACCATGGGTTTCCTGCGGACCGAGTGCGAGATGAAACGCAAGAACGGCGAGTGTTTCCCCGCGGAACTCTTCATTCGCCCCAACCGGAAGCGCGGCGGACCGTTCCGGGTCATCTGCGTGATCCGGGACCTCACCGAGAAGAAGCGCATGGAAGCCGAGGCCGCGCGGGTGCAGCGACTGGAGTCCCTGGCGTTGATGGCCGGCGGGATCGCTCATGATTTCAACAACATGATCACTGCCATCCTCGGGAACCTCGACCTGGCCCGCATGCCCCTGCCCCCGGGCGGCGAGACCCACGCCCGGCTCACCGAAGCCGAGGCCGCCACGCTCAACGCGAAGGAACTGGCCCGCCAGCTGCTCACCTTCGCCAAGGGGGGAGACCCGGTCCGGAAGGTGACCCAGCTGGAACCGGTGATCCGTCAACTGGTCGGCCTGTCGGTCCGGGGATCGAACGTGAAGGCCGCCGTGTCCATCGCCCCGGGTTTGTGGCCCGTCGAGGCCGACGAGGGGCAGATCGGCCAGGTGATCGCCAACCTGGTGGTCAACGCGGTCCAGGCCATGCCCGAAGGCGGGGAGATCCGGGTCCGTGCGGAGAACTTCGTCGTGGAGTCCTCCCGGGTCCTTCCGCTGCGAGAGGGGCGGTACCTGAAGATCACCTTCCGCGACGAGGGCGTCGGGATCGCCCGGGAGCACCTGCCGCGGATCTTCGACCCGTACTTCACCACGAAACCCGACGGGAGCGGGCTCGGGCTCGCCACCTGCTACACCATCATCCTCAAGCACGACGGGTTCATCGACGTGGAGTCCTGGGTGGGGACCGGCTCCCTGTTCACCGTCTACCTCCCGGCCACCGGGGGCGTGGCCCGTCGCAGCCGGGAGGCGCGGGCCGTCCCGATTCGCGGGGCCGGCCGCGTCCTCGTCATGGACGACGAGATGGTGGTTCGCAGCGTCGTCGGCGAACTGGCCCGGACGCTCGGCTACCGTGTCGTCTGCGCCTCCGGCGGCGAGCAGGCCGTGGAACTCTTCCAGCGCTGGGCGGACGAGGGCGAGCCCTTCGACGCGGTGATCCTCGACCTGACCGTGCCGGGCGGCATGGGGGCCCGGGAGGCGGTCCGGAAGATCCTCGCGATCGACGGGGAAGCCCGGGTCATCGTCTCGAGCGGGTATTCCGACAACCCCGTCCTGCGGGACTTCAAGGCCCACGGTTTCTGCGATTCCATCACCAAACCCTACACCAGTCTCGAGTTGAGCCGGGTCCTGAACCGGGTGACGGGAAGCGGGGACGTCCCGGAAGACGGGGAACGGGACCCCGGTTCCGGGCCGGCCGGGGAGCAGGGCGACCCATGA
- a CDS encoding MFS transporter, with protein MDPQRSEHLPTIVMVCFASFMATLDAYIVNVSLPAIAQGFRASMSDVSRVILCYMLSLSSTTLVFGKLSDRLGARRLLLLGFAVFGGASLLCGIAPTLLSLIGARFVQGFGAAMIIISGYAALSKFLPETLRGWAFGLVSTSAALGVAVGAPLGGVVTGYLSWHWIFLINIPIGGMAILAGRRFLPDDSREATAREREPFDYPGALFSFLAILGLVYALNNGTEHGWGSPPILTAFGIALVFLFLFLRRETRCPAPLLKLSLFAIRRLDVALIAFMAATMVIAGNNFLMPFFLEYGKGLPPQQTGFVLMIYSVALMLVGPLAGRLSDRLPPTVLCTLGMASASGACLFFALDLQTPGLGSALVFLAWQGASLALFLSPNANHVMRLAPAGEQGSTSGVFNLFSRLGMILGVCLFESIFTTLFPGDIHLLAKGATLPPSLLGAFRWCWLAAVGLCLLVAVLSAVSITRRPAPGAAEPGPVLLDG; from the coding sequence ATGGACCCGCAGCGCAGCGAGCACCTCCCCACCATCGTCATGGTCTGCTTCGCCTCCTTCATGGCCACCCTGGACGCCTACATCGTCAACGTTTCCCTCCCCGCCATCGCCCAGGGTTTCAGGGCTTCCATGAGCGACGTTTCCCGGGTGATCCTCTGCTACATGCTCTCCCTGAGCAGCACCACCCTGGTTTTCGGCAAGCTCTCCGACCGGCTCGGCGCACGGCGGCTCCTGCTCCTGGGTTTCGCGGTTTTCGGGGGGGCGTCCCTGCTCTGCGGCATCGCGCCCACCCTGCTCAGCCTGATCGGCGCCCGGTTCGTCCAGGGCTTCGGGGCCGCCATGATCATCATCTCCGGTTATGCGGCCCTCTCGAAGTTCCTGCCCGAGACCCTGCGCGGTTGGGCGTTCGGCCTCGTCTCCACGTCGGCCGCCCTCGGCGTCGCCGTGGGCGCCCCGCTGGGGGGCGTGGTCACCGGGTATCTCTCCTGGCACTGGATCTTCCTCATCAACATCCCCATCGGGGGCATGGCCATCCTCGCCGGGCGCCGCTTCCTCCCGGACGACTCCCGGGAGGCGACGGCGAGGGAGCGGGAGCCCTTCGACTACCCCGGGGCCCTCTTCAGCTTCCTGGCGATCCTGGGCCTCGTCTACGCCCTGAACAACGGGACGGAACACGGCTGGGGCTCGCCCCCCATCCTGACGGCCTTCGGCATCGCTCTGGTCTTCCTGTTCCTCTTCCTCCGACGGGAGACCCGCTGCCCCGCCCCCCTGCTCAAGCTGTCCCTCTTCGCCATCCGGCGCCTGGACGTGGCGCTGATCGCCTTCATGGCCGCCACCATGGTCATCGCCGGGAACAACTTCCTCATGCCCTTCTTCCTGGAGTACGGCAAGGGGTTGCCCCCCCAGCAGACGGGCTTCGTGCTGATGATCTACTCCGTCGCCCTCATGCTCGTGGGCCCCCTGGCCGGCCGGCTCTCGGACCGCCTCCCCCCCACCGTCCTCTGCACCCTGGGCATGGCTTCCGCATCCGGGGCCTGCCTCTTTTTCGCCCTCGACCTGCAGACGCCCGGGCTGGGGTCGGCACTGGTCTTCCTGGCCTGGCAGGGGGCTTCCCTGGCCCTGTTCCTCTCGCCCAACGCCAACCACGTCATGCGCCTCGCCCCGGCGGGGGAACAGGGTTCCACCTCGGGGGTGTTCAACCTCTTCAGCCGCCTGGGCATGATCCTGGGTGTCTGCCTCTTCGAAAGCATCTTCACCACCCTGTTCCCCGGGGACATCCACCTGCTGGCGAAGGGGGCCACCCTTCCCCCGTCCCTCCTGGGAGCGTTCCGCTGGTGCTGGCTGGCGGCCGTCGGTCTGTGCCTCCTCGTGGCGGTGCTCTCCGCGGTGTCCATCACCCGTCGCCCGGCCCCCGGGGCCGCGGAGCCGGGCCCCGTCCTCCTGGACGGCTAG
- a CDS encoding L,D-transpeptidase family protein → MITFPSALVFTALLLAAVTAAATPPPDPKASGKAAAPPAGKPAVPAKPAPPAAHQALDRAAAAALLARFEADNPGCPPLAESRQLLLAVNLQPECPWARFFTFERPAPGQPWKIVTGPLDVHVGKRGFAPFGKKVAGDRKTPSGLFPLGTAFGYAPSAVTKLDYRPATARDCWVDDPRSPDYNRWVSKPPPAGVSHEKMRRADDLYRLGLVIRYNEDPIVPGKGSAIFLHIRRTDRVGTAGCVAMLPAEVAALLAWLDQAACPVILMGSRAELETLRLPRAPASGKAGQ, encoded by the coding sequence ATGATCACTTTCCCCTCCGCCCTGGTCTTCACCGCGCTCCTCCTCGCCGCCGTCACGGCCGCCGCGACCCCGCCGCCCGACCCGAAGGCGTCGGGCAAGGCCGCCGCCCCACCCGCGGGGAAACCGGCCGTACCGGCGAAACCGGCCCCGCCGGCGGCCCACCAGGCGCTGGACCGCGCCGCCGCCGCGGCCCTCCTGGCCCGCTTCGAGGCCGACAACCCGGGGTGCCCGCCGCTCGCGGAATCCCGGCAGCTCCTCCTGGCGGTGAACCTGCAGCCCGAGTGCCCCTGGGCGCGCTTCTTCACCTTCGAGCGGCCGGCCCCGGGCCAACCCTGGAAGATCGTGACGGGGCCCCTGGACGTCCACGTCGGCAAGCGCGGCTTCGCCCCCTTCGGGAAGAAGGTGGCGGGGGACCGGAAGACCCCCTCCGGGCTCTTCCCGCTGGGGACGGCCTTCGGCTACGCACCCTCCGCCGTCACGAAACTCGACTACCGTCCGGCCACGGCCAGGGACTGCTGGGTGGACGACCCCCGCTCCCCGGACTACAACCGGTGGGTGAGCAAACCGCCCCCCGCGGGCGTGTCGCACGAGAAGATGCGCCGCGCCGACGACCTCTACCGCCTGGGGCTGGTCATCCGCTACAACGAGGACCCGATCGTCCCCGGCAAGGGGAGCGCCATCTTCCTCCACATCCGGCGCACCGACCGCGTCGGCACCGCCGGCTGCGTGGCGATGCTCCCCGCCGAGGTCGCCGCCCTCCTGGCCTGGCTCGACCAGGCCGCCTGCCCCGTCATCCTGATGGGATCAAGGGCGGAACTGGAGACCCTTCGTCTGCCCAGGGCCCCGGCGTCGGGGAAAGCCGGGCAATAG
- a CDS encoding OmpA family protein, protein MRQIVWPALVTLTLAAALSGCSPAKKPVEAKPAPQAPQPPPPPLQPVEPGIEAEVVSLPEKAVVIYREREFGETPVNLHLTDLGDLSRVVARRDGKDYVEKRVRILSPERVQITFRFGEPTGSLKALGFAKAVVFDYSDRAVFDVDKADLKPEVLPVLELQAAFLVQHFGDVPVYVCGHTDNTGGKAHNLALSLDRAQAVAACLERHQVPKDRMRVQGYGPDYPLDSNDTPEGRALNRRTELVLPE, encoded by the coding sequence ATGAGGCAGATCGTCTGGCCCGCGCTCGTGACCCTGACCCTGGCGGCCGCCCTGTCCGGCTGCTCGCCCGCGAAGAAGCCGGTGGAGGCGAAGCCCGCCCCGCAGGCGCCCCAGCCGCCGCCGCCCCCGCTGCAGCCGGTGGAGCCCGGCATCGAGGCGGAGGTGGTCTCGCTCCCGGAGAAGGCCGTGGTGATCTACCGGGAAAGGGAGTTCGGGGAAACCCCGGTGAACCTCCACCTGACCGACCTCGGGGACCTTTCCCGGGTGGTTGCCCGAAGAGACGGCAAGGACTACGTGGAGAAGCGGGTGCGGATCCTGTCCCCGGAACGCGTGCAGATCACCTTCCGTTTCGGCGAGCCCACCGGCAGCCTCAAGGCCCTGGGCTTTGCGAAGGCGGTGGTCTTCGACTACTCCGACCGGGCGGTCTTCGACGTGGACAAGGCGGACCTCAAGCCGGAGGTCCTCCCGGTCCTCGAACTGCAGGCGGCATTCCTGGTGCAACATTTCGGGGACGTCCCGGTCTACGTCTGCGGGCACACCGACAACACCGGGGGGAAGGCCCACAACCTCGCCCTGTCCCTCGACCGGGCCCAAGCCGTGGCCGCCTGTCTCGAACGGCACCAGGTGCCCAAAGACCGGATGCGCGTCCAGGGATACGGGCCCGACTACCCCCTGGACAGCAACGACACCCCCGAGGGTCGCGCCCTCAACCGGCGAACCGAGCTGGTCCTGCCGGAGTAA
- a CDS encoding MBL fold metallo-hydrolase, whose translation MHVCFWGTRGSLPASLTSAAVHSKIRKAMKAAARARASTPCRLNRMFRALPFAVRGAYGCNTSCVEVTGGDAYILCDAGSGLRDFGQHVMDLVHRGKASFPATFHLFVSHFHWDHIQGFPFFTPAYIPGNRVLVYGGHADMRTPFARQMSPPFFPVSLEAMEADLSFNTLQTERAHVIGGVTVRLIRQNHPGDSYGYRFELGGRSVVYTTDAEHKDNLDADYYPFVDFCRGADLIIMDAQYSLKDAFTVRENWGHSNNITAVELAVKAEIPRLCLYHSEHTCNDYLLDRFLKQTRRYAELHAEGKPPKVVMAYDGLKVRV comes from the coding sequence ATGCACGTCTGTTTCTGGGGAACGCGAGGCTCGCTCCCGGCGTCGCTGACCTCGGCCGCGGTCCATTCCAAGATCCGCAAGGCCATGAAGGCCGCGGCGCGGGCGCGGGCCAGCACACCCTGCCGCCTCAACCGGATGTTCCGGGCGCTCCCCTTCGCGGTGCGCGGCGCCTACGGCTGCAACACCTCCTGCGTGGAGGTCACGGGCGGGGACGCCTACATCCTCTGCGACGCCGGAAGCGGCCTGCGGGACTTCGGCCAGCACGTCATGGACCTCGTCCACCGGGGAAAGGCCTCTTTCCCCGCCACCTTCCACCTCTTCGTCTCCCACTTCCACTGGGACCACATCCAGGGCTTCCCCTTCTTCACCCCCGCCTACATCCCCGGCAACCGGGTTCTCGTCTACGGTGGCCACGCGGATATGCGCACCCCTTTCGCCCGGCAGATGTCGCCGCCCTTTTTCCCGGTCTCCCTCGAAGCCATGGAGGCCGACCTGAGCTTCAACACCCTGCAGACCGAACGGGCCCACGTCATCGGGGGGGTGACGGTCCGGCTCATCCGGCAGAACCACCCGGGCGACTCCTACGGGTACCGTTTCGAACTGGGCGGGCGCAGCGTCGTCTACACCACCGACGCCGAGCACAAGGACAACCTCGACGCCGACTACTACCCCTTCGTCGATTTCTGCCGGGGCGCCGACCTGATCATCATGGACGCCCAGTACTCCCTCAAGGACGCCTTCACGGTCCGGGAGAACTGGGGCCACTCCAATAACATCACGGCGGTGGAACTGGCGGTGAAGGCGGAGATACCCCGCCTCTGCCTCTACCACAGCGAACACACCTGCAACGACTACCTCCTCGACCGTTTCCTGAAACAGACCCGCCGTTACGCGGAACTCCACGCCGAGGGGAAGCCGCCGAAGGTGGTCATGGCGTACGACGGGTTGAAGGTGAGGGTCTGA